Proteins encoded by one window of Streptacidiphilus sp. PB12-B1b:
- a CDS encoding universal stress protein, with protein sequence MESIRPFLVAVDGSDDAWAALEWTARAAARVGAPLRVLNVEPTTGGLAEVLLGPGPEPSQDSPVTGEAVDRAKAVAPGLAVATRVVSGDPRHVLPAQSRGAALLVTGTRGLSGLRGWLAGSVSRAAAGYARCPVVVHKRAEDVTAGHILIGLDPFDLRPEVLAFAVSAAHALEAPLRLIVGDLPSTERADAARDELETVLAALHQDHPALDVTAEYSARDESDWLVELSRTAELVAVGRELSGVLMTDPLGRAADALLDQAHCPVAVVPARTR encoded by the coding sequence ATGGAGTCGATCCGCCCCTTCCTGGTCGCCGTCGACGGATCCGACGACGCCTGGGCCGCTCTGGAGTGGACGGCGCGGGCCGCCGCCCGGGTCGGCGCGCCGCTGCGGGTGCTGAACGTCGAGCCGACCACCGGCGGCCTGGCCGAGGTGCTGCTCGGCCCGGGCCCGGAGCCGTCCCAGGACAGCCCGGTGACCGGCGAGGCGGTGGACAGGGCCAAGGCGGTGGCGCCCGGCCTCGCCGTGGCCACCCGGGTGGTCTCGGGCGACCCCAGGCACGTACTGCCCGCGCAGAGCCGGGGCGCGGCGCTGCTGGTGACCGGCACCCGCGGCCTGAGCGGTCTGCGCGGCTGGCTGGCCGGTTCGGTCAGCCGGGCGGCGGCCGGCTACGCGCGCTGCCCGGTGGTGGTGCACAAGCGGGCCGAGGACGTCACCGCCGGGCACATCCTGATCGGCCTGGACCCGTTCGACCTGCGCCCCGAGGTGCTGGCGTTCGCGGTCTCGGCCGCGCACGCGCTGGAGGCCCCGCTGCGGCTGATCGTCGGCGACCTGCCCTCGACCGAGCGGGCCGACGCGGCCAGGGACGAGCTGGAGACCGTGCTGGCCGCGCTGCACCAGGACCACCCGGCCCTGGACGTCACGGCCGAGTACTCCGCACGGGACGAGTCCGACTGGCTGGTGGAGCTCTCCCGGACGGCGGAGCTGGTGGCCGTGGGCCGCGAGCTGAGCGGCGTCCTGATGACCGACCCGCTGGGCCGGGCCGCCGACGCACTGCTCGACCAGGCCCACTGCCCGGTCGCAGTGGTCCCGGCCCGCACCCGCTGA
- a CDS encoding helix-turn-helix transcriptional regulator — translation MQPPLYQLKAEFFRMLGHPVRIRVLELLQDGPMPVRDLLADIKVEPSNLSQQLAHLRRAGIVISLRQGPTVLYALAGPDVADLLRAARRILTVLLADREGMLEQLRQVDVVAGAVSEV, via the coding sequence ATGCAGCCCCCGCTCTACCAGTTGAAGGCCGAGTTCTTCCGGATGCTGGGGCACCCGGTCCGGATCAGAGTGCTGGAGCTGCTCCAGGACGGGCCCATGCCGGTGCGCGATCTGCTGGCCGACATCAAGGTGGAGCCCTCCAACCTGTCCCAGCAGCTGGCCCATCTGCGGCGCGCGGGCATCGTGATCTCGCTGCGGCAGGGGCCGACCGTGCTGTACGCGCTCGCCGGGCCCGACGTCGCCGACCTGCTGCGCGCCGCCCGGCGCATCCTGACCGTGCTGCTCGCCGACCGCGAGGGCATGCTGGAGCAGCTGCGCCAGGTGGACGTGGTGGCCGGGGCGGTCAGCGAGGTGTGA
- a CDS encoding MDR family MFS transporter — MRAMSEARTLPPETEAPDGVSRSVYVAVIGLMLGMLIAMLDNLIVSTALPTIVGDLGGLSHLSWVVTAYTLGAAVTTPVWGKLGDLYGRKAMFMLSIVIFLIGSALTGLAQDMDQLIAFRGLQGLGSGGLMVGAMATLGDLVPPRERGRFQALIGGMMPVAFVGGPLLGGLLTEHLSWRWCFYINIPLGIAALLVTGLGMKLPRRRIEARIDYTGALLLGVGIVAITLVASWGGVQYAWLSAPVIGLAVCGIAALAAFVHFQGRAPEPILPPSMFKDRNFTTAQILSFLVGAAMFGAINFLPQYFQYVRGASPTASGLLLLPLMFGMLAVMIGSGQAVSRTGRYRTLMIVGGAVLTVGMALLLLLDVGTSTLTASLLTTVLGLGMGFLMQNTMLITQNSVPLRNMGAASGSVTLFRTVGGSLGIAVFGSLYTQRLTHSLSSHLGAAGHALASTGAHIPPSALAHLPGAVQLAFKSAVTDGLHSVLIGGTALAFLTFLFTWLVREVPLRSGAQPGAPLE, encoded by the coding sequence ATGAGGGCGATGTCCGAAGCGAGAACACTACCTCCGGAGACCGAGGCGCCCGACGGCGTCAGCCGCTCCGTCTACGTCGCCGTCATCGGGCTGATGCTCGGCATGCTCATCGCCATGCTGGACAACCTGATCGTCAGCACGGCCCTGCCCACCATCGTCGGCGACCTCGGTGGTCTCTCCCACCTCTCCTGGGTGGTCACCGCCTACACCCTGGGCGCCGCCGTCACCACCCCGGTCTGGGGCAAGCTGGGCGACCTGTACGGGCGCAAGGCGATGTTCATGCTGTCCATCGTCATCTTCCTGATCGGCTCGGCGCTCACCGGCCTGGCCCAGGACATGGACCAGCTGATCGCCTTCCGCGGCCTCCAGGGCCTGGGCTCGGGCGGGCTGATGGTCGGCGCCATGGCCACCCTGGGCGACCTGGTCCCGCCGCGCGAGCGCGGCCGGTTCCAGGCGCTGATCGGCGGCATGATGCCGGTCGCCTTCGTCGGCGGCCCGCTGCTGGGCGGCCTGCTCACCGAGCACCTGAGCTGGCGCTGGTGCTTCTACATCAACATTCCGCTGGGCATCGCCGCGCTGCTGGTCACCGGCCTGGGCATGAAGCTGCCCCGGCGCCGGATCGAGGCCAGGATCGACTACACCGGCGCGCTGCTGCTGGGCGTCGGCATCGTGGCGATCACCCTGGTCGCCTCCTGGGGCGGGGTGCAGTACGCCTGGCTCTCGGCCCCCGTCATCGGGCTGGCCGTCTGCGGCATCGCCGCGCTGGCCGCCTTCGTGCACTTCCAGGGCCGGGCGCCGGAGCCGATCCTGCCGCCGTCGATGTTCAAGGACCGCAACTTCACCACCGCCCAGATCCTCAGCTTCCTGGTCGGCGCGGCCATGTTCGGCGCCATCAACTTCCTGCCGCAGTACTTCCAGTACGTCCGCGGCGCCTCGCCGACCGCCAGCGGCCTGCTGCTGCTCCCGCTGATGTTCGGCATGCTCGCGGTGATGATCGGCAGCGGCCAGGCGGTCTCCCGCACCGGCAGGTACCGCACCCTGATGATCGTCGGCGGGGCGGTGCTGACCGTCGGCATGGCGCTCCTGCTGCTGCTCGACGTCGGCACCTCCACCCTGACCGCGTCGCTGCTCACCACCGTCCTCGGCCTGGGCATGGGCTTCCTGATGCAGAACACCATGCTCATCACCCAGAACAGCGTCCCGCTGCGCAACATGGGCGCCGCCAGCGGCTCGGTGACGCTGTTCCGCACCGTCGGCGGCTCGCTGGGCATCGCCGTCTTCGGCTCCCTCTACACCCAGCGGCTGACCCACTCGCTCAGCAGCCACCTCGGCGCGGCCGGGCACGCCCTCGCCTCCACCGGAGCGCACATCCCGCCCTCGGCCCTGGCCCACCTGCCCGGCGCGGTCCAGCTGGCCTTCAAGTCGGCGGTCACCGACGGCCTGCACAGCGTGCTGATCGGCGGCACCGCGCTGGCCTTCCTCACCTTCCTCTTCACCTGGCTGGTCCGGGAGGTCCCGCTGCGCTCCGGCGCGCAGCCCGGCGCCCCGCTGGAGTAG
- a CDS encoding ABC transporter substrate-binding protein, which translates to MNRYPNRSLAALALAGCIGLSMSACSSSSSSDKAAGANGTTTITVGCEPPTTQPAQRDFFLQDIADFEAANPKIIVKGDDTNPCDTPAKFDAELASGTEDNVFYTAFTDPTNVLSTNQAADIQKYIPQISNYSSILPQLLNVYRKGETSGGDLYGIPVNNYTEGLVYNATLFKQAGITAPPSTWAQLEADAKKISDLGNGDIGYADYSAGGTGGWHFAAELYSRGGQMANAAGTKAAFDNADGLAVLQTLHDMAFNDKSMGTKQGLVWADLPQLMSTGKLGMYVGAPDTITNMHATYNTPYTNIEMSPLPGVNGPTGTLLGGDGYMFNKKDTPAQIEAGIKFLDFEFLTPGDGQFNYVRNAGAGQPVGLPEPDLFTAGSAADTQVGKDEKASANVPASNFTAYTAGLTSMSLNIEPPQAQAIYAQGDKAMYAALTNPGANLQQLLDTFANAANGILANNSNG; encoded by the coding sequence ATGAACAGATACCCGAACCGTTCGCTGGCAGCCCTGGCACTGGCGGGGTGCATCGGCCTCAGCATGAGCGCGTGCAGCTCCAGCTCCAGCAGCGACAAGGCCGCCGGCGCCAACGGGACGACCACGATCACCGTCGGCTGCGAGCCGCCCACCACCCAGCCCGCGCAGCGCGACTTCTTCCTCCAGGACATCGCGGACTTCGAGGCCGCCAACCCCAAGATCATCGTCAAGGGGGACGACACCAACCCCTGCGACACCCCGGCGAAGTTCGACGCGGAGCTGGCCTCGGGCACCGAGGACAACGTCTTCTACACCGCGTTCACCGACCCCACCAACGTGCTGTCCACCAACCAGGCGGCGGACATCCAGAAGTACATACCGCAGATCAGCAACTACTCCAGCATCCTGCCGCAGCTGCTCAACGTGTACCGCAAGGGCGAGACCTCCGGCGGCGACCTGTACGGCATCCCGGTCAACAACTACACCGAGGGCCTGGTCTACAACGCCACCCTGTTCAAGCAGGCCGGGATCACCGCCCCGCCCAGCACCTGGGCCCAACTCGAGGCGGACGCCAAGAAGATCAGCGACCTGGGCAACGGCGACATCGGCTACGCCGACTACAGCGCGGGCGGCACCGGCGGTTGGCACTTCGCCGCCGAGCTGTACTCCCGGGGCGGCCAGATGGCCAACGCGGCCGGCACCAAGGCCGCGTTCGACAACGCCGACGGCCTGGCGGTGCTGCAGACCCTGCACGACATGGCCTTCAACGACAAGTCCATGGGCACCAAGCAGGGCCTGGTCTGGGCCGACCTGCCGCAGCTGATGAGCACCGGCAAGCTCGGCATGTACGTCGGCGCCCCCGACACCATCACCAACATGCACGCCACCTACAACACCCCCTACACCAACATCGAGATGAGCCCGCTGCCCGGGGTGAACGGCCCGACCGGCACCCTGCTCGGCGGCGACGGCTACATGTTCAACAAGAAGGACACTCCGGCGCAGATCGAGGCCGGGATCAAGTTCCTCGACTTCGAGTTCCTGACGCCGGGCGACGGACAGTTCAACTACGTCCGCAACGCCGGCGCCGGCCAGCCGGTGGGCCTGCCGGAGCCCGACCTGTTCACCGCCGGATCCGCGGCCGACACCCAGGTCGGCAAGGACGAGAAGGCGTCCGCCAACGTCCCGGCATCCAACTTCACCGCCTACACCGCGGGGCTGACCAGCATGAGCCTGAACATCGAGCCGCCGCAGGCGCAGGCCATCTACGCGCAGGGCGACAAGGCGATGTACGCGGCGCTGACCAACCCCGGCGCCAACCTGCAGCAACTGCTGGACACCTTCGCCAACGCCGCCAACGGCATCCTCGCCAACAACTCGAACGGCTGA
- a CDS encoding TIGR00266 family protein, giving the protein MQAEVKGSTLPVLEIQLEPKESVISMHGELSWMTANVHMSQTTKAGSGGLMGTLKRAVGGGGIFLTQYQAKDGAGLVAFAAKVPGHIVPVDVERGQGYLVHRHGWLCGTPGVAATVGLQHTFRGGMWGGDGFVLQKLEGQGRAWVELSGELSHYNLGPGQTMLVHPGHVGMFEDRVKFKMTTVPGIANKVFGRDGYLLVALTGPGQIWLQSMPLPNLAHALEPYLPQPDNG; this is encoded by the coding sequence ATGCAGGCTGAGGTCAAGGGCAGCACGCTGCCCGTACTGGAGATCCAACTCGAGCCCAAGGAGTCCGTGATCTCCATGCACGGCGAGCTGTCGTGGATGACGGCGAACGTGCACATGTCGCAGACCACCAAGGCCGGCTCGGGCGGCCTGATGGGCACGCTCAAGCGCGCGGTCGGCGGCGGCGGCATCTTCCTGACGCAGTACCAGGCCAAGGACGGCGCGGGCCTGGTGGCCTTCGCCGCGAAGGTGCCCGGCCACATCGTGCCGGTGGACGTCGAGCGGGGCCAGGGCTACCTGGTGCACCGCCACGGCTGGCTGTGCGGCACGCCCGGCGTCGCCGCCACCGTGGGTCTGCAGCACACCTTCCGCGGCGGCATGTGGGGCGGGGACGGCTTCGTCCTGCAGAAGCTGGAGGGGCAGGGCCGCGCCTGGGTCGAGCTGTCCGGGGAGCTGAGCCACTACAACCTGGGCCCCGGCCAGACGATGCTGGTCCACCCGGGCCACGTCGGCATGTTCGAGGACCGGGTGAAGTTCAAGATGACCACCGTCCCCGGCATCGCCAACAAGGTCTTCGGCCGTGACGGCTACCTCCTGGTCGCGCTGACCGGGCCGGGGCAGATATGGCTGCAGAGCATGCCGCTGCCCAACCTGGCGCACGCCCTCGAGCCGTACCTGCCGCAGCCCGACAACGGCTGA